The following coding sequences lie in one Glycine max cultivar Williams 82 chromosome 19, Glycine_max_v4.0, whole genome shotgun sequence genomic window:
- the LOC100808766 gene encoding ABC transporter B family member 15 isoform X2 yields the protein MRVKYLKAVLRQDVSYFDLHVTSKSEVLTCVSSDSLVIQEVLSEKVPNFLMNFFRFVGSYIAAFVLLWKLAIVAFPFVVLLVIPGLIYGKTMMGLARRIREESNKAGTIAEQAIFSIRTVYSFVGESKTINAFSEALQGSVKLGLRQGLAKGLAIGSNGVVFAIWSFMVYYGSRLVMYHGAKGGTVFAVGSVICIGGSALGASLSELKYITEACVAGERIMEMIKRVPNIDSENMAGVILEKVSGEVEFDHVKFIYPSRPDNVILNDFCLRIPAGKTLALVGGSGSGKSTVISLLQRFYDPIEGEIRLDGVAYHRLQLKWLRSQMGLVSQEPTLFATSIKKNILFGREDANEEEIVEAAKAANAHDFISQLPQGYNTQVGEKGVQISGGQKQKIAIARAIIKKPQILLLDEATSALDSESERKVQEALDKIVLDRTTIIIAHRLSTIRDAHVIIVLENGKIMEMGSHDELIQNNNGYYTSLVHFQQVEKSKNDAFFHPLISNGDMQNTSSHMARHSVSTNSMAQFSFVDGDNTEKVRDDDQKLPSPSFWRLLSSNLREWKQTCFGCLSALLFGAIEPLYAFAMGSMVSIFFLSNHDEIKRKIILYSLFFVGLAVLSLVLNIIQHYSFAYMGEYLTKRLKEKMLSKILNFEIAWFDRDENSTGVVCSRLIKEANIVRSLVGDRMAQLVQTISSVVIACTMGLIIAWRYAIVIIVVQPIIIACFYTRCVLLKGMSEKAIKAQDKSSKIAIEAISNFRTITSFSSQDHVIKMLKKAQEGPSHESIQQSWFVGIGLGCARSLKTLTQALEFWYGGKLVFHGYITSKALFEICLIFANIGRVIADASSLANDIAKGVTVSGLVFSILDRNTKIEPHETNAYKPQKLTGDIELQDVYFAYPSRPNVMIFQDFSMKIEAGKSTALVGQSGSGKSTIIGLIERFYDPLEGIVTMDGIDIRSYHLRSLRNYIALVSQEPTLFNGTIRENIAYGAFDKTNEAEIIEAARIANAHDFIASMKDGYDTWCGDRGLQLSGGQKQRIAIARAVLKNPNVLLLDEATSAIDSQAENVVQNALERVMVGRTSVVVAHRLNTIKNCNQIVVLDKGRVVEEGNHTSLLAKGPNGVYYSLASLQRSLVTTSVINTE from the exons ATGAGAGTTAAGTATTTAAAAGCAGTGCTTAGACAAGATGTATCATATTTTGATTTGCATGTCACAAGCAAGTCTGAAGTCCTCACCTGTGTCTCTAGTGATAGTCTCGTTATTCAAGAAGTTCTTAGTGAAAAG GTTCCAAATTTTTTGATGAATTTCTTTAGGTTCGTTGGAAGCTACATAGCagcttttgttttgttgtggAAATTGGCCATTGTGGCGTTTCCCTTTGTGGTGCTTCTTGTGATCCCTGGTTTAATTTATGGGAAGACTATGATGGGGTTGGCTAGAAGGATCAGAGAAGAGAGTAATAAGGCTGGTACAATAGCAGAACAAGCAATATTTTCCATCAGAACCGTTTATTCCTTTGTAGGGGAAAGCAAGACCATAAATGCTTTCTCTGAAGCTCTACAAGGCTCTGTTAAGTTAGGGCTGAGACAAGGCTTAGCTAAAGGATTAGCCATTGGAAGCAATGGTGTTGTGTTTGCTATATGGTCTTTCATGGTCTATTATGGAAGCAGATTGGTCATGTACCATGGTGCTAAAGGAGGGACTGTGTTTGCGGTTGGATCAGTCATATGTATTGGTGGATC GGCCTTAGGTGCTAGTTTATCTGAGTTGAAGTACATCACAGAAGCATGTGTTGCTGGGGAACGCATAATGGAAATGATAAAAAGAGTTCCCAATATTGATTCTGAAAATATGGCTGGGGTGATTCTAGAGAAAGTCTCAGGGGAAGTGGAATTTGATCATGTTAAATTTATCTACCCATCAAGGCCCGACAAcgttattttgaatgatttttgccTGAGGATTCCGGCAGGGAAAACATTGGCTTTAGTTGGAGGGAGTGGCTCAGGAAAATCCACTGTGATATCACTTTTGCAAAGATTTTATGACCCAATTGAGGGAGAGATACGTCTTGATGGTGTGGCTTATCATAGGTTGCAACTCAAGTGGCTAAGGTCACAGATGGGTTTGGTTAGCCAAGAGCCTACTCTTTTTGCAACCAGCATTAAGAAGAATATACTTTTTGGAAGAGAAGATGCTAATGAGGAAGAGATTGTTGAGGCTGCCAAAGCTGCCAATGCTCATGATTTCATTTCACAGTTGCCACAAGGATACAATACCCAG GTTGGAGAGAAAGGAGTTCAAATATCAGGGGGACAAAAGCAGAAAATTGCTATTGCACgagcaataataaaaaaaccccAAATCCTTCTTCTAGATGAGGCAACAAGTGCACTAGACTCTGAATCTGAACGCAAAGTACAAGAAGCTCTTGATAAAATTGTACTGGATCGAACTACCATTATCATAGCTCATCGCTTATCCACAATAAGAGATGCACATGTCATTATTGTTTTGGAGAATGGGAAGATCATGGAGATGGGTTCTCATGATGAGCTTATACAAAACAACAATGGGTATTACACATCTCTAGTTCATTTCCAGCAAGTTGAGAAATCCAAAAATGATGCATTCTTTCACCCTCTTATTTCAAATGGAGACATGCAAAACACAAGTAGTCATATGGCACGACATTCTGTTTCTACAAACTCAATGGctcaattttcttttgttgatgGAGATAATACCGAAAAAGTTAGAGATGATGATCAAAAGCTCCCATCTCCTTCATTTTGGAGATTGTTATCATCTAATCTTCGAGAGTGGAAACAAACATGTTTCGGGTGTTTGAGTGCATTGTTATTCGGTGCAATTGAGCCCTTGTACGCATTTGCAATGGGTTCCATGgtatcaatttttttcctctcaaatCATGATGagattaaaaggaaaattatattatattctcTATTTTTTGTGGGATTGGCTGTGCTTTCATTAGTTCTTAATATCATCCAACACTATAGTTTTGCTTACATGGGAGAGTACTTGACCAAAAGGCTGAAAGAGAAAATGCTTTCCAAGATACTCAACTTTGAAATTGCATGGTTCGATCGTGATGAAAATTCCACGGGTGTTGTTTGCTCTAGACTAATTAAAGAAGCCAATATA GTTCGATCTTTGGTCGGAGATAGAATGGCTCAATTGGTACAAACTATCTCTAGTGTGGTAATAGCATGTACAATGGGACTAATCATTGCATGGAGATATGCCATTGTAATAATTGTTGTTCAGCCTATTATTATTGCATGTTTCTACACAAGATGTGTACTGCTCAAGGGCATGTCTGAAAAGGCCATCAAAGCCCAAGATAAAAGTAGCAAAATAGCCATTGAAGCTATTTCCAACTTTCGAACCATCACTTCCTTTTCCTCACAAGACCATGTCATAAAAATGCTAAAAAAGGCTCAAGAAGGTCCAAGCCATGAAAGCATTCAACAATCATGGTTTGTAGGCATTGGACTTGGGTGTGCTCGAAGCCTTAAAACTTTAACTCAAGCTTTAGAATTTTGGTATGGTGGAAAGCTTGTTTTCCATGGCTACATTACTTCAAAAGCACTGTTTGAGATTTGTTTAATATTTGCAAATATAGGAAGAGTCATAGCAGATGCTAGTAGCCTGGCCAACGACATTGCAAAAGGAGTAACTGTCTCTGGCTTAGTTTTCTCAATCTTAGATAGAAACACAAAAATAGAGCCTCATGAAACGAATGCATACAAGCCCCAAAAGTTAACGGGAGATATAGAACTCCAAGATGTCTATTTTGCATACCCATCAAGACCCAATGTAATGATTTTCCAAGACTTCTCAATGAAAATTGAAGCAGGCAAATCCACAGCATTGGTAGGGCAAAGTGGGTCGGGCAAATCAACTATAATAGGCTTAATAGAGAGATTTTATGATCCACTTGAAGGGATAGTAACCATGGATGGCATTGACATAAGGTCATATCACCTTAGGTCACTAAGGAACTACATTGCACTTGTGAGCCAAGAGCCAACACTTTTTAATGGGACCATAAGGGAAAACATTGCATATGGAGCATTTGATAAGACTAATGAAGCTGAGATCATTGAAGCTGCAAGGATAGCTAATGCTCATGACTTTATTGCAAGCATGAAGGATGGTTATGACACATGGTGTGGAGATAGAGGATTGCAATTATCTGGGGGCCAAAAGCAGAGGATTGCAATAGCTAGGGCTGTGTTGAAGAACCCAAATGTGTTACTTTTGGATGAGGCCACCAGTGCAATTGATAGTCAAGCAGAGAATGTGGTTCAAAATGCTTTGGAGAGAGTGATGGTAGGAAGGACGAGTGTAGTGGTGGCTCACAGGTTGAACACTATAAAGAATTGTAATCAAATTGTTGTTTTAGATAAAGGAAGGGTTGTAGaagaaggaaaccatacctctttgTTGGCTAAGGGACCAAATGGAGTTTACTACTCTTTGGCGAGTCTTCAAAGAAGTTTAGTAACCACCAGTGTTATTAATACcgaataa
- the LOC100808766 gene encoding ABC transporter B family member 15 isoform X1: protein MREDQNHIGVDTKKKNGSIGSIFMHADGLDWFLMVLGVFGAMGDGFSSPVMMYFIGRIVNNIGDVSKITPSTFMHNVNKYSLALSYFASASFFTSFLEGYCWTRTSERQAARMRVKYLKAVLRQDVSYFDLHVTSKSEVLTCVSSDSLVIQEVLSEKVPNFLMNFFRFVGSYIAAFVLLWKLAIVAFPFVVLLVIPGLIYGKTMMGLARRIREESNKAGTIAEQAIFSIRTVYSFVGESKTINAFSEALQGSVKLGLRQGLAKGLAIGSNGVVFAIWSFMVYYGSRLVMYHGAKGGTVFAVGSVICIGGSALGASLSELKYITEACVAGERIMEMIKRVPNIDSENMAGVILEKVSGEVEFDHVKFIYPSRPDNVILNDFCLRIPAGKTLALVGGSGSGKSTVISLLQRFYDPIEGEIRLDGVAYHRLQLKWLRSQMGLVSQEPTLFATSIKKNILFGREDANEEEIVEAAKAANAHDFISQLPQGYNTQVGEKGVQISGGQKQKIAIARAIIKKPQILLLDEATSALDSESERKVQEALDKIVLDRTTIIIAHRLSTIRDAHVIIVLENGKIMEMGSHDELIQNNNGYYTSLVHFQQVEKSKNDAFFHPLISNGDMQNTSSHMARHSVSTNSMAQFSFVDGDNTEKVRDDDQKLPSPSFWRLLSSNLREWKQTCFGCLSALLFGAIEPLYAFAMGSMVSIFFLSNHDEIKRKIILYSLFFVGLAVLSLVLNIIQHYSFAYMGEYLTKRLKEKMLSKILNFEIAWFDRDENSTGVVCSRLIKEANIVRSLVGDRMAQLVQTISSVVIACTMGLIIAWRYAIVIIVVQPIIIACFYTRCVLLKGMSEKAIKAQDKSSKIAIEAISNFRTITSFSSQDHVIKMLKKAQEGPSHESIQQSWFVGIGLGCARSLKTLTQALEFWYGGKLVFHGYITSKALFEICLIFANIGRVIADASSLANDIAKGVTVSGLVFSILDRNTKIEPHETNAYKPQKLTGDIELQDVYFAYPSRPNVMIFQDFSMKIEAGKSTALVGQSGSGKSTIIGLIERFYDPLEGIVTMDGIDIRSYHLRSLRNYIALVSQEPTLFNGTIRENIAYGAFDKTNEAEIIEAARIANAHDFIASMKDGYDTWCGDRGLQLSGGQKQRIAIARAVLKNPNVLLLDEATSAIDSQAENVVQNALERVMVGRTSVVVAHRLNTIKNCNQIVVLDKGRVVEEGNHTSLLAKGPNGVYYSLASLQRSLVTTSVINTE from the exons ATGCGAGAGGATCAGAACCATATTGGTGTTGACACGAAGAAGAAAAATGGGTCTATTGGGTCCATTTTCATGCATGCTGATGGCCTAGATTGGTTTTTAATGGTTTTGGGTGTCTTTGGAGCCATGGGTGATGGCTTCAGCTCCCCTGTCATGATGTACTTCATTGGCAGAATCGTGAACAATATTGGTGATGTTTCAAAAATCACACCAAGTACTTTCATGCACAACGTCAATaag TATTCACTGGCGTTGTCATATTTTGCTAGTGCGTCCTTTTTTACTTCTTTCCTCG AGGGTTATTGTTGGACGAGAACAAGTGAAAGACAAGCTGCAAGAATGAGAGTTAAGTATTTAAAAGCAGTGCTTAGACAAGATGTATCATATTTTGATTTGCATGTCACAAGCAAGTCTGAAGTCCTCACCTGTGTCTCTAGTGATAGTCTCGTTATTCAAGAAGTTCTTAGTGAAAAG GTTCCAAATTTTTTGATGAATTTCTTTAGGTTCGTTGGAAGCTACATAGCagcttttgttttgttgtggAAATTGGCCATTGTGGCGTTTCCCTTTGTGGTGCTTCTTGTGATCCCTGGTTTAATTTATGGGAAGACTATGATGGGGTTGGCTAGAAGGATCAGAGAAGAGAGTAATAAGGCTGGTACAATAGCAGAACAAGCAATATTTTCCATCAGAACCGTTTATTCCTTTGTAGGGGAAAGCAAGACCATAAATGCTTTCTCTGAAGCTCTACAAGGCTCTGTTAAGTTAGGGCTGAGACAAGGCTTAGCTAAAGGATTAGCCATTGGAAGCAATGGTGTTGTGTTTGCTATATGGTCTTTCATGGTCTATTATGGAAGCAGATTGGTCATGTACCATGGTGCTAAAGGAGGGACTGTGTTTGCGGTTGGATCAGTCATATGTATTGGTGGATC GGCCTTAGGTGCTAGTTTATCTGAGTTGAAGTACATCACAGAAGCATGTGTTGCTGGGGAACGCATAATGGAAATGATAAAAAGAGTTCCCAATATTGATTCTGAAAATATGGCTGGGGTGATTCTAGAGAAAGTCTCAGGGGAAGTGGAATTTGATCATGTTAAATTTATCTACCCATCAAGGCCCGACAAcgttattttgaatgatttttgccTGAGGATTCCGGCAGGGAAAACATTGGCTTTAGTTGGAGGGAGTGGCTCAGGAAAATCCACTGTGATATCACTTTTGCAAAGATTTTATGACCCAATTGAGGGAGAGATACGTCTTGATGGTGTGGCTTATCATAGGTTGCAACTCAAGTGGCTAAGGTCACAGATGGGTTTGGTTAGCCAAGAGCCTACTCTTTTTGCAACCAGCATTAAGAAGAATATACTTTTTGGAAGAGAAGATGCTAATGAGGAAGAGATTGTTGAGGCTGCCAAAGCTGCCAATGCTCATGATTTCATTTCACAGTTGCCACAAGGATACAATACCCAG GTTGGAGAGAAAGGAGTTCAAATATCAGGGGGACAAAAGCAGAAAATTGCTATTGCACgagcaataataaaaaaaccccAAATCCTTCTTCTAGATGAGGCAACAAGTGCACTAGACTCTGAATCTGAACGCAAAGTACAAGAAGCTCTTGATAAAATTGTACTGGATCGAACTACCATTATCATAGCTCATCGCTTATCCACAATAAGAGATGCACATGTCATTATTGTTTTGGAGAATGGGAAGATCATGGAGATGGGTTCTCATGATGAGCTTATACAAAACAACAATGGGTATTACACATCTCTAGTTCATTTCCAGCAAGTTGAGAAATCCAAAAATGATGCATTCTTTCACCCTCTTATTTCAAATGGAGACATGCAAAACACAAGTAGTCATATGGCACGACATTCTGTTTCTACAAACTCAATGGctcaattttcttttgttgatgGAGATAATACCGAAAAAGTTAGAGATGATGATCAAAAGCTCCCATCTCCTTCATTTTGGAGATTGTTATCATCTAATCTTCGAGAGTGGAAACAAACATGTTTCGGGTGTTTGAGTGCATTGTTATTCGGTGCAATTGAGCCCTTGTACGCATTTGCAATGGGTTCCATGgtatcaatttttttcctctcaaatCATGATGagattaaaaggaaaattatattatattctcTATTTTTTGTGGGATTGGCTGTGCTTTCATTAGTTCTTAATATCATCCAACACTATAGTTTTGCTTACATGGGAGAGTACTTGACCAAAAGGCTGAAAGAGAAAATGCTTTCCAAGATACTCAACTTTGAAATTGCATGGTTCGATCGTGATGAAAATTCCACGGGTGTTGTTTGCTCTAGACTAATTAAAGAAGCCAATATA GTTCGATCTTTGGTCGGAGATAGAATGGCTCAATTGGTACAAACTATCTCTAGTGTGGTAATAGCATGTACAATGGGACTAATCATTGCATGGAGATATGCCATTGTAATAATTGTTGTTCAGCCTATTATTATTGCATGTTTCTACACAAGATGTGTACTGCTCAAGGGCATGTCTGAAAAGGCCATCAAAGCCCAAGATAAAAGTAGCAAAATAGCCATTGAAGCTATTTCCAACTTTCGAACCATCACTTCCTTTTCCTCACAAGACCATGTCATAAAAATGCTAAAAAAGGCTCAAGAAGGTCCAAGCCATGAAAGCATTCAACAATCATGGTTTGTAGGCATTGGACTTGGGTGTGCTCGAAGCCTTAAAACTTTAACTCAAGCTTTAGAATTTTGGTATGGTGGAAAGCTTGTTTTCCATGGCTACATTACTTCAAAAGCACTGTTTGAGATTTGTTTAATATTTGCAAATATAGGAAGAGTCATAGCAGATGCTAGTAGCCTGGCCAACGACATTGCAAAAGGAGTAACTGTCTCTGGCTTAGTTTTCTCAATCTTAGATAGAAACACAAAAATAGAGCCTCATGAAACGAATGCATACAAGCCCCAAAAGTTAACGGGAGATATAGAACTCCAAGATGTCTATTTTGCATACCCATCAAGACCCAATGTAATGATTTTCCAAGACTTCTCAATGAAAATTGAAGCAGGCAAATCCACAGCATTGGTAGGGCAAAGTGGGTCGGGCAAATCAACTATAATAGGCTTAATAGAGAGATTTTATGATCCACTTGAAGGGATAGTAACCATGGATGGCATTGACATAAGGTCATATCACCTTAGGTCACTAAGGAACTACATTGCACTTGTGAGCCAAGAGCCAACACTTTTTAATGGGACCATAAGGGAAAACATTGCATATGGAGCATTTGATAAGACTAATGAAGCTGAGATCATTGAAGCTGCAAGGATAGCTAATGCTCATGACTTTATTGCAAGCATGAAGGATGGTTATGACACATGGTGTGGAGATAGAGGATTGCAATTATCTGGGGGCCAAAAGCAGAGGATTGCAATAGCTAGGGCTGTGTTGAAGAACCCAAATGTGTTACTTTTGGATGAGGCCACCAGTGCAATTGATAGTCAAGCAGAGAATGTGGTTCAAAATGCTTTGGAGAGAGTGATGGTAGGAAGGACGAGTGTAGTGGTGGCTCACAGGTTGAACACTATAAAGAATTGTAATCAAATTGTTGTTTTAGATAAAGGAAGGGTTGTAGaagaaggaaaccatacctctttgTTGGCTAAGGGACCAAATGGAGTTTACTACTCTTTGGCGAGTCTTCAAAGAAGTTTAGTAACCACCAGTGTTATTAATACcgaataa